The following coding sequences are from one Halorubrum sp. BOL3-1 window:
- a CDS encoding anthranilate phosphoribosyltransferase — MAQATQEFGDWPLKRLMTEVCGSGHKSADDLTRAQATEAFERILGGEPDPTTLGAFWLANRWKRNTAEELGAYVDVMCERVEYAEPDADPVDCGANYDGKGRTAIFGVAAGAVAAAAGTPVVVHSGDRVPTQKQDAYKHVLDELGVHTELTPSDSADMVDETGFGFYYQPAFNPAIDDLFERRDMVGVRSFVNTVETLANPAGASVHLGSFYHLAFAKKVVDTFVESEFHDLDRVLMFQGMEGYDDVRPGYTKVAEWDAAGGDADDEDGSESASFTDFEIETAEYGMDLEEEDLAVDDVAADSAKITEEVLSGERDGAFADAVAVNAALRIYAGEDADSIEDGLEVAREAIDDGSAAAVLDDLREF, encoded by the coding sequence ATGGCTCAGGCGACACAGGAGTTCGGTGACTGGCCCCTCAAGCGGTTGATGACCGAGGTCTGCGGCTCCGGGCACAAGTCCGCGGATGACCTGACTCGGGCGCAGGCGACCGAGGCGTTCGAACGCATCCTCGGGGGCGAGCCGGACCCGACGACGCTCGGGGCGTTCTGGCTCGCGAACCGCTGGAAGCGGAACACGGCGGAGGAGCTGGGCGCGTACGTCGACGTGATGTGCGAGCGCGTCGAGTACGCCGAACCCGACGCCGACCCCGTCGACTGCGGCGCCAACTACGACGGGAAGGGTCGGACCGCAATCTTCGGCGTCGCGGCCGGCGCGGTCGCGGCCGCCGCGGGCACCCCGGTCGTCGTCCACTCCGGCGACCGCGTCCCCACGCAGAAGCAGGACGCGTACAAACACGTCTTAGACGAACTCGGCGTCCACACCGAGCTGACGCCGTCCGACTCCGCCGACATGGTCGACGAGACCGGCTTCGGCTTCTACTACCAGCCCGCGTTCAACCCCGCGATCGACGACCTGTTCGAGCGCCGCGACATGGTGGGCGTCCGATCGTTCGTCAACACGGTCGAGACGCTGGCGAACCCCGCCGGCGCCTCGGTCCACCTCGGCTCCTTCTACCACCTCGCGTTCGCGAAGAAGGTCGTCGACACCTTCGTGGAAAGCGAGTTCCACGACCTCGACCGCGTCCTGATGTTCCAGGGCATGGAGGGGTACGACGACGTCCGCCCCGGCTACACGAAGGTCGCCGAGTGGGACGCGGCGGGCGGGGACGCGGACGACGAGGACGGGTCCGAGAGCGCGAGCTTCACCGACTTCGAGATCGAGACCGCCGAGTACGGGATGGACCTCGAAGAGGAGGATCTCGCGGTCGACGATGTCGCCGCCGACTCCGCGAAGATTACGGAGGAGGTGCTGTCCGGCGAGCGCGACGGCGCCTTCGCGGACGCGGTCGCGGTCAACGCCGCGCTCCGGATCTACGCCGGCGAGGACGCCGACTCCATCGAGGACGGGCTGGAGGTCGCCCGCGAGGCGATCGACGACGGCTCCGCCGCGGCGGTGCTCGACGACCTCCGCGAGTTCTGA
- a CDS encoding LLM class flavin-dependent oxidoreductase: MSDHLHLNLFTMSSVEHVSPGSWRYPGDRSADYADREYWTEVARTAERGGFDAVFFADVRGVYDVYGDDREVAVERAVQTPANDPQLVVPAMAEVTDELGFAVTRSTTYTHPYQLAREFSTLDHLTDGRIALNVVTSYLESAATNLGLSERMDKGTRYDRADEFLDVCYKLWEDSWEDDAVEVDRETGRYSDPEKVSAIDHEGDHFSVPGPHGCEPSPQRTPVVYQAGSSDYGRDFAARNAEAVFASQPTEEGVVEYMEDVKSRAADAGRDPESLRFFVGVVPVVGETRALAEAKYEEYKRHVDVEATLALLSGFLDMDLSELDPDQKVEHIETDAIQGTMNAFTKAQPDRAWTVREVAEFCGLGTTSPKLVGTPEQVADGLQHWHEEVGVHGFNVKEIVRPDSLVDFVDLVVPELRERGLVPEAGAGPAGGTLRERLLGEGQSRLRADHPARQ, translated from the coding sequence GTGTCCGATCACCTGCATCTCAACCTCTTCACCATGTCCTCGGTCGAGCACGTCTCGCCCGGGTCGTGGCGGTACCCCGGCGACCGGTCGGCGGACTACGCCGACCGCGAGTACTGGACCGAGGTGGCACGCACCGCCGAGCGCGGCGGCTTCGACGCCGTGTTTTTCGCGGACGTCCGCGGGGTCTACGACGTGTACGGCGACGACCGCGAGGTCGCCGTTGAGAGGGCGGTCCAGACGCCCGCGAACGACCCGCAGCTCGTCGTGCCCGCGATGGCGGAGGTCACCGACGAGCTCGGCTTCGCGGTGACGCGCTCGACGACGTACACCCACCCCTACCAACTCGCGCGGGAGTTCTCGACGCTCGATCACCTCACCGACGGGCGGATCGCGCTCAACGTGGTCACCTCCTACCTGGAGTCGGCCGCGACGAACCTCGGGCTCTCGGAGCGGATGGACAAGGGGACGCGCTACGACCGCGCCGACGAGTTCCTCGACGTCTGTTACAAGCTGTGGGAGGACTCCTGGGAGGACGACGCGGTCGAGGTCGACCGCGAGACCGGGCGGTACAGCGACCCGGAGAAGGTCTCGGCGATCGACCACGAAGGCGACCACTTCTCGGTGCCGGGGCCGCACGGCTGCGAGCCGTCGCCCCAGCGCACTCCCGTCGTGTACCAGGCCGGCTCTTCGGACTACGGCCGCGACTTCGCCGCGCGCAACGCCGAGGCCGTCTTCGCCAGCCAGCCGACCGAGGAGGGCGTCGTCGAGTACATGGAGGACGTGAAGTCGCGCGCGGCCGACGCCGGCCGCGACCCGGAGAGCCTCCGCTTTTTTGTCGGCGTGGTTCCGGTCGTCGGGGAGACGCGGGCGCTCGCGGAGGCGAAGTACGAGGAGTACAAGCGCCACGTCGACGTCGAGGCGACGCTCGCGCTGCTGTCCGGGTTCCTCGACATGGACCTCTCCGAGCTCGACCCCGACCAGAAGGTCGAACACATCGAGACGGACGCGATCCAGGGGACGATGAACGCGTTCACGAAGGCCCAGCCCGACCGCGCGTGGACGGTCCGCGAGGTCGCGGAGTTCTGCGGGCTCGGCACCACCTCACCGAAACTCGTCGGTACCCCGGAGCAGGTCGCCGACGGGCTCCAACACTGGCACGAGGAGGTGGGCGTCCACGGGTTCAACGTCAAGGAGATCGTCCGGCCCGACTCGCTCGTCGACTTCGTCGACCTCGTCGTCCCGGAGCTCCGCGAGCGGGGACTCGTTCCAGAGGCGGGCGCCGGGCCCGCGGGCGGGACGCTGCGCGAGCGGCTCCTCGGCGAGGGGCAGTCGCGGCTCCGCGCGGACCATCCCGCGCGGCAGTAG
- a CDS encoding tautomerase, with the protein MPLLQFATTLSLSPAERESFVDFVTDRYADEMETTTGHVAVTIAEREPSAIAIGREVEGPLLFLDAEVREGRPFAYKRAFALAVMEHAVEAFGVHEPNCKVVFTEHAGEDMMGIDRVGGDWSASEE; encoded by the coding sequence ATGCCGCTGTTACAGTTCGCGACGACGCTGTCGCTGTCGCCCGCGGAGCGCGAGTCGTTCGTCGACTTCGTCACCGACCGGTACGCCGACGAGATGGAGACGACGACGGGGCACGTCGCCGTGACGATCGCGGAACGCGAGCCCTCGGCAATAGCGATCGGGCGCGAGGTGGAGGGACCGCTGCTGTTCCTCGACGCCGAGGTCCGCGAGGGGCGACCGTTCGCGTACAAGCGCGCGTTCGCGCTGGCGGTCATGGAACACGCGGTGGAGGCGTTCGGCGTCCACGAGCCGAACTGTAAGGTCGTGTTCACCGAACACGCCGGCGAGGACATGATGGGGATCGACCGCGTGGGCGGCGACTGGTCCGCGTCCGAGGAGTGA
- a CDS encoding 30S ribosomal protein S7: MSGEETEAPSEEDVAADEPDPDAPASSEAADENAKLFDVWDVTEIAYEDPSTKRYMTVTPIAHTMGRHASKQFKKSEISLVERLINRLMQTDENTGKKQQATRIVRDAFDIVHERTEGNPVQILVTAVENAAPREETVRLKYGGISVPKAVDVAPQRRVDQALLFISDGVANATYKSTTSAAEALADELVTAADYDAERSYSIAQKEERERVAAAAR, translated from the coding sequence ATGAGCGGGGAAGAGACCGAGGCGCCGTCCGAGGAGGACGTCGCCGCCGACGAACCGGATCCGGACGCGCCCGCGTCCAGCGAGGCCGCGGACGAGAACGCCAAGCTGTTCGACGTCTGGGACGTCACCGAGATCGCCTACGAGGATCCCTCGACGAAGCGGTACATGACCGTGACGCCCATCGCGCACACGATGGGTCGCCACGCGTCGAAGCAGTTCAAAAAGAGCGAGATCTCTCTCGTCGAGCGGCTCATCAACCGCCTGATGCAGACCGATGAGAACACGGGGAAGAAACAGCAGGCGACGCGGATCGTCCGCGACGCCTTCGATATCGTCCACGAGCGGACCGAAGGGAACCCGGTCCAGATCCTCGTGACGGCCGTCGAAAACGCCGCGCCCCGCGAGGAGACCGTCCGCCTGAAGTACGGCGGGATTTCGGTCCCGAAGGCCGTCGATGTCGCGCCCCAGCGCCGCGTCGACCAGGCGCTGCTGTTCATCTCCGACGGCGTCGCCAACGCGACGTACAAGTCAACGACATCCGCCGCGGAGGCGCTCGCGGACGAGCTCGTCACGGCCGCGGACTACGACGCCGAGCGCTCCTACTCCATCGCGCAGAAGGAGGAACGCGAGCGCGTCGCCGCCGCGGCCCGCTAA
- a CDS encoding deoxyuridine 5'-triphosphate nucleotidohydrolase yields the protein MFDSGAAVAAALATAGADLDDAQRQPNGVDLTVDAVFEPTEPGFIGRDGKRVAERRELEPADGRYRLDRGTYIVRYGEPVRIPEERIGFVLPRSTLLRNGCTLDTAVWDAGYEGVGEGRLDAGHPIEIEPGSRIAQLVLANADHEGTYDGDYQGERL from the coding sequence ATGTTCGACTCGGGAGCCGCGGTCGCGGCGGCGCTGGCGACGGCGGGCGCCGACCTCGACGACGCGCAACGACAGCCGAACGGCGTCGACCTCACCGTCGACGCGGTGTTCGAGCCGACGGAGCCGGGATTTATCGGGCGTGACGGGAAACGCGTGGCCGAGCGGCGCGAACTGGAACCGGCGGACGGTCGCTATCGACTCGATCGGGGAACCTACATCGTCCGATACGGCGAGCCGGTGCGGATCCCGGAGGAGCGTATCGGGTTCGTCCTCCCGCGCTCGACGCTGCTCCGGAACGGCTGTACCCTCGACACCGCCGTCTGGGACGCGGGTTACGAGGGCGTCGGTGAGGGACGGCTCGACGCCGGCCACCCGATCGAGATCGAGCCGGGCTCGCGGATCGCCCAACTCGTCCTCGCCAACGCCGACCACGAGGGGACCTACGACGGCGACTATCAGGGCGAACGGCTCTGA
- a CDS encoding NAD+ synthase gives MSQTPEQSVLLSDDSPLDLRLSEDELEATRERVVSFISDLVDDAGAGGAVLGLSGGIDSTLTAHLAVEALGEDGLHGLTMPSAVNDPDVMSDAERVAADLGIEYDVVEIQPIAEAVFDAFPEAADDRTAAGNVYVRTRAVLNYFVANAENRVVLGTGNRAEAMTGYYTKYGDQAVDCNPIGNLYKQQVRQLAAHVGVPRELVMQEPTAGMWEGQTDAEEMGLDYDTVDAILAVHVDGGLSRAATVRELDVPEEAVDRVVDLHERSAHKRAMPPAPERE, from the coding sequence ATGAGCCAGACCCCGGAGCAGTCGGTGTTGCTGTCTGACGACTCCCCGCTCGACCTCCGCCTGTCGGAAGACGAGTTGGAGGCGACCCGTGAGCGCGTCGTCTCGTTCATCTCGGATCTCGTCGACGACGCGGGCGCCGGGGGGGCGGTGCTGGGTCTCTCGGGGGGCATCGACTCCACGCTGACCGCGCACCTCGCCGTCGAGGCGCTCGGTGAGGACGGTCTCCACGGACTCACGATGCCCTCGGCGGTGAACGACCCGGACGTGATGAGCGACGCGGAGCGCGTCGCGGCCGACCTCGGCATCGAGTACGACGTCGTCGAGATCCAGCCGATCGCGGAGGCCGTCTTCGACGCGTTCCCGGAGGCGGCCGACGACCGCACGGCCGCGGGCAACGTCTACGTTCGCACGCGGGCGGTGTTGAACTACTTCGTCGCCAACGCCGAGAATCGGGTCGTCCTCGGGACGGGGAACCGCGCCGAGGCGATGACGGGCTACTACACGAAGTACGGCGACCAGGCGGTCGACTGTAATCCCATCGGGAACCTCTACAAACAACAGGTGCGTCAGCTGGCCGCCCACGTCGGCGTCCCGCGCGAACTGGTGATGCAGGAGCCGACCGCGGGCATGTGGGAGGGACAGACCGATGCCGAGGAGATGGGTCTCGACTACGACACCGTCGACGCGATCCTCGCGGTACACGTCGACGGCGGCCTCTCGCGGGCGGCGACGGTCCGCGAGCTCGACGTCCCCGAGGAGGCGGTCGACCGCGTCGTCGACCTCCACGAGCGCAGCGCCCACAAGCGCGCGATGCCGCCCGCGCCCGAGCGGGAGTAG
- a CDS encoding cyclic nucleotide-binding/CBS domain-containing protein, producing the protein MDEIEDVFVARLMSTDLHTVTPGTLVEDAAAVLLENDISSVLVVDEADGALVGILTSTDFVDIVAKSQPKAETTVERYMTSDPVTTGAQDDVSTVAATMLEHGFHHVPVVDGDVPIGIITTSDFAAYVSSPEPASA; encoded by the coding sequence ATGGACGAGATCGAAGACGTCTTCGTGGCGCGACTGATGTCGACGGACCTCCACACGGTGACGCCGGGCACGCTGGTCGAGGACGCGGCCGCCGTGCTGCTCGAGAACGATATCAGCTCCGTCCTCGTCGTCGACGAGGCCGACGGGGCGCTCGTCGGGATCCTCACTTCCACGGACTTCGTCGACATCGTCGCGAAGAGCCAGCCGAAGGCCGAGACGACCGTCGAGCGGTACATGACGTCGGACCCGGTCACTACGGGCGCGCAGGACGACGTGTCGACGGTCGCCGCGACGATGCTCGAACACGGTTTCCACCACGTGCCGGTCGTCGACGGCGACGTTCCCATCGGCATCATCACCACCTCCGATTTCGCCGCGTACGTCTCCTCGCCGGAGCCGGCCTCGGCGTAG
- a CDS encoding NUDIX hydrolase, whose translation MTNRGIDDTADESNATGNAPAGDARADRRRAAADLRDLSAFSDGRSHSLPGEPEWPVREVVVEYDEGWFVGGYDRVEQPDGTEKKYYWAELSPATVIVAVADGQVLFVEQYRPTVRNTQLELPAGIVERGESYTEAGARELAEETGFAPDSTALLQEVWCSTGVLRHTRGYVFAEGLEPVDVDHDSNEFLTPRTVPVEEALETAREPPTNDATLEGLLLAEREGVL comes from the coding sequence GTGACGAATCGCGGAATCGACGACACGGCGGACGAGAGCAACGCGACCGGCAATGCGCCGGCCGGCGACGCTCGCGCGGACCGCCGCCGCGCCGCCGCCGACCTCCGCGACCTCTCCGCCTTCTCCGACGGTCGGAGCCACTCGCTGCCGGGCGAGCCGGAGTGGCCTGTCCGCGAGGTCGTCGTCGAGTACGACGAGGGCTGGTTCGTCGGCGGCTACGACCGCGTCGAGCAGCCCGACGGAACGGAGAAGAAGTACTACTGGGCCGAGCTGTCGCCCGCGACGGTGATCGTCGCGGTCGCTGACGGCCAGGTGCTGTTCGTCGAGCAGTACCGACCCACCGTGCGGAACACGCAGCTGGAGCTGCCGGCGGGCATCGTCGAGCGCGGCGAGTCGTACACCGAGGCGGGCGCGCGCGAACTCGCGGAGGAGACGGGCTTCGCGCCGGATTCGACCGCGCTGTTACAGGAGGTGTGGTGTTCGACCGGCGTTCTGCGCCACACGCGCGGCTACGTGTTCGCGGAGGGGTTAGAGCCGGTCGACGTCGACCACGACAGCAACGAGTTCCTCACGCCCCGGACGGTCCCGGTCGAGGAGGCGTTGGAGACCGCTCGGGAGCCGCCCACGAACGACGCGACGCTGGAGGGCCTGCTGTTGGCCGAGCGCGAGGGAGTCTTATAA
- a CDS encoding NusA-like transcription termination signal-binding factor, translated as MYVELSDEARRYIGRFGELTGVTPTDCLVEGDRLVFVVPAGEMAAAIGQGGETVAEAERRLAKSIELVEDADTAEAFVASTLAPAAVNAVTISEQNDRVAYVEVPEADRGVAIGADGANIETARLLAERHYDVDDVQLT; from the coding sequence ATGTACGTCGAGCTCTCCGACGAGGCGCGGCGCTACATCGGTCGGTTCGGCGAGCTGACCGGCGTCACACCGACCGACTGCCTCGTGGAGGGCGACCGACTCGTGTTCGTGGTCCCGGCCGGCGAGATGGCGGCCGCGATCGGGCAGGGCGGCGAGACCGTCGCGGAGGCCGAGCGCAGGCTCGCGAAGTCGATCGAACTGGTCGAGGACGCCGACACCGCAGAGGCGTTCGTCGCGAGTACGCTCGCGCCGGCTGCCGTCAACGCCGTCACCATCTCGGAGCAGAACGACCGCGTGGCGTACGTCGAGGTCCCCGAGGCGGACCGCGGCGTCGCCATCGGCGCGGACGGCGCGAATATCGAGACCGCCCGCCTGCTCGCGGAGCGTCACTACGACGTCGACGACGTTCAGCTGACCTGA
- a CDS encoding DUF5787 family protein encodes MEYRFELALCAALESPDRVVARQLGAGVATPGTRIVDVCLLRPGPTFDERAAIAADRIPDPAVEAAVGPGEAVPVTDAFDLSPERVNDVVDRAVEVGYLERERRDGRPVVRATARYPDDWVEDLVAVENKPDLGTPGDLEAQLRYDVAIGLFDEVVLTTASYVTRAHLNRIPEAVGVWRFDPETGEREVVREATPLDPVAPGVEIRDERPSRTDVALVDPDAKARKRRRVAERAYGKGWRPDPPPCAHGEPTDDGRPRCAHFDRVVDPGRECGGGCPAFEPADPPDAEGERLRDERTAWVAAPDGGGPRRQSGLSRYL; translated from the coding sequence ATGGAGTATCGGTTCGAGCTGGCGCTTTGCGCCGCGCTCGAATCTCCGGACCGCGTCGTCGCCCGGCAGCTCGGCGCGGGCGTCGCCACGCCCGGGACCCGGATCGTCGACGTCTGCCTCCTGCGACCCGGACCGACCTTCGACGAGCGCGCCGCGATCGCCGCAGACCGGATCCCCGATCCGGCCGTCGAAGCCGCCGTCGGCCCGGGCGAGGCCGTGCCCGTTACCGACGCCTTCGACCTCTCTCCGGAGCGAGTCAACGACGTCGTCGACCGCGCGGTCGAAGTCGGCTACCTCGAACGCGAGCGACGGGACGGGCGACCGGTCGTACGCGCGACCGCGCGCTACCCGGACGACTGGGTCGAGGACCTGGTCGCCGTCGAGAACAAGCCCGACCTCGGAACGCCCGGCGACCTCGAGGCTCAGCTGCGGTACGACGTCGCCATCGGCCTGTTCGACGAGGTCGTCCTCACGACCGCTTCCTACGTGACCCGCGCGCACCTCAACCGTATTCCGGAGGCGGTCGGCGTCTGGCGGTTCGACCCCGAGACGGGCGAGCGCGAGGTGGTCCGCGAGGCGACGCCGCTCGACCCGGTCGCCCCGGGAGTCGAGATACGGGACGAGCGCCCCTCCCGCACCGACGTCGCGCTCGTCGACCCCGACGCGAAGGCCCGCAAGCGCCGCCGGGTCGCGGAGCGGGCGTACGGGAAGGGGTGGCGCCCCGACCCGCCGCCGTGCGCGCACGGCGAGCCGACCGACGACGGGCGGCCGCGCTGTGCCCACTTCGACCGCGTGGTCGACCCCGGCCGCGAGTGCGGGGGGGGCTGTCCCGCCTTCGAGCCCGCCGACCCGCCGGACGCGGAGGGAGAGCGCCTCCGGGACGAGCGAACCGCGTGGGTCGCCGCTCCCGACGGAGGCGGCCCGCGCCGGCAGTCGGGACTCTCGCGGTATCTGTGA
- a CDS encoding aconitate hydratase, with translation MGQTITEKILGNHLVEGELTPGEEIGIEIDQVLTQDTTGTMVWLQFEALELDEIQTELAAQYCDHQTYQFDFKNTDDHRFLRSAAGTYGAYFSRPGNGICHQVHKENFAAPGKTLLGSDSHSPTPGGLGELAIGAGGLDIAVAMGGGPYYVEMPEVVNVHLDGELPEWATAKDVILHLLRELTVKGGVGKVLEYTGPGADALSVPERTTITNMGTELGATSSIFGTDEKTRDWLARQDREAEFVELESDDDAEYAETVEVDLSEMEPLVAAPSMPDNVAPVSEYEGTEVEQVIVGSCTNGAYEDVLPSAKMLEGREVNKGTEMIVAPGSKQASEMLAREGWTAEMMAAGVNFSEATCGACIGIGHVPASDSVSLRTFNRNFEGRSGIEDDSVFLCSPEVATAAAITGEIVDPRDLADELGDLEAPGLEMGTKYGPGMGRDDNDIISPDEAIDDGLVKGPNIGDVPIKNGIDVDGGEALLKMKDNITTDHIIPATADILKFRSNIEKLSEFTLARVDDTFAERALEGDGGVLVAGENYGQGSSREHAALCPMFLGIEAVFAQSFARIHKANLFNFGIVPLAIDAETYEKIDQGDDLQIVDDVPAGVTSGQEEFTVSVNDEWEFTADLDASEREREILSAGGKLSWVKQQHADDGSGAAPADD, from the coding sequence ATGGGACAAACGATTACGGAGAAGATCCTCGGTAACCATCTCGTCGAGGGCGAGCTGACGCCCGGCGAGGAGATCGGTATCGAGATCGACCAGGTGCTGACACAGGACACCACGGGGACGATGGTGTGGCTCCAGTTCGAGGCGCTGGAGCTGGACGAGATCCAGACGGAACTCGCGGCGCAGTACTGCGACCACCAGACGTACCAGTTCGACTTCAAGAACACCGACGACCACCGCTTCCTCCGCTCTGCGGCCGGCACGTACGGCGCGTACTTCTCCCGGCCCGGCAACGGGATCTGCCACCAGGTCCACAAGGAGAACTTCGCGGCGCCCGGCAAGACCCTGCTCGGCTCCGACTCGCACTCGCCGACCCCCGGTGGGCTCGGCGAGCTCGCGATCGGCGCCGGCGGGCTCGACATCGCCGTCGCGATGGGCGGCGGCCCCTACTACGTCGAGATGCCCGAGGTCGTCAACGTCCACCTCGACGGGGAGCTCCCCGAGTGGGCGACCGCCAAGGACGTGATCCTCCACCTGCTCCGCGAGCTCACCGTCAAGGGCGGCGTCGGCAAGGTGTTAGAGTACACCGGCCCGGGCGCCGACGCCCTGTCCGTCCCCGAGCGGACGACGATCACCAACATGGGCACCGAGCTCGGCGCCACCTCCTCTATCTTCGGCACCGACGAGAAGACCAGAGACTGGCTCGCTCGCCAGGACCGCGAGGCGGAGTTCGTCGAGCTCGAATCCGACGACGACGCCGAGTACGCGGAAACGGTCGAGGTCGACCTCTCGGAGATGGAACCGCTCGTGGCCGCACCGTCGATGCCCGACAACGTCGCTCCCGTCAGCGAGTACGAGGGCACCGAGGTCGAGCAGGTCATCGTCGGATCCTGTACCAACGGCGCCTACGAGGACGTCCTCCCCAGCGCGAAGATGCTGGAGGGCCGCGAGGTCAACAAAGGCACCGAGATGATCGTCGCGCCCGGCTCCAAGCAGGCCTCCGAGATGCTGGCCCGCGAGGGCTGGACCGCGGAGATGATGGCGGCCGGCGTCAACTTCTCCGAGGCGACCTGCGGCGCGTGCATCGGTATCGGCCACGTGCCTGCCTCCGACTCCGTCTCGCTACGCACCTTCAACCGCAACTTCGAGGGTCGCTCCGGCATCGAGGACGACTCCGTCTTCCTCTGCTCGCCCGAAGTCGCCACCGCGGCGGCCATCACCGGCGAGATCGTCGACCCACGCGACCTGGCCGACGAACTTGGTGACCTCGAGGCGCCCGGCCTGGAGATGGGGACGAAGTACGGTCCCGGTATGGGGAGAGACGACAACGACATCATCTCGCCCGACGAGGCGATCGACGACGGTCTCGTCAAGGGACCGAACATCGGGGACGTGCCGATCAAAAACGGGATCGACGTGGACGGCGGCGAGGCGCTCCTCAAGATGAAGGACAACATCACCACCGACCACATCATCCCGGCGACGGCGGACATCCTGAAGTTCCGCTCGAACATCGAGAAGCTCTCCGAGTTCACGCTCGCGCGCGTCGACGACACGTTCGCTGAGCGCGCGCTGGAGGGCGACGGCGGCGTCCTCGTGGCCGGCGAGAACTACGGTCAGGGCTCCTCGCGCGAACACGCCGCTCTCTGTCCGATGTTCCTCGGCATCGAGGCGGTCTTCGCGCAGAGCTTCGCCCGCATCCACAAGGCGAACCTGTTCAACTTCGGCATCGTCCCGCTGGCGATCGACGCGGAGACGTACGAGAAGATCGACCAGGGCGACGACCTCCAGATCGTCGACGATGTGCCCGCGGGCGTCACCTCCGGACAGGAGGAGTTCACCGTGAGCGTCAACGACGAGTGGGAGTTCACCGCCGACCTCGACGCGTCCGAGCGCGAACGCGAGATCCTCTCGGCGGGCGGCAAGCTCTCGTGGGTCAAACAGCAGCACGCCGACGACGGTTCCGGCGCGGCGCCGGCCGACGACTGA
- a CDS encoding 30S ribosomal protein S12 encodes MANGKYAARKLKKDRQKRRWSDSEYARRERGLKKKSDPLEGAPQARGIVLEKVGIEAKQPNSAIRKCVRVQLIKNGKQVTAFCPGDGAISFIDEHDEVTIAGIGGAKGRAMGDLSGVNYKVEKVNGVSMIELVRGNAEKPVR; translated from the coding sequence ATGGCGAACGGCAAGTACGCGGCCCGTAAGCTCAAAAAGGACCGGCAGAAGCGTCGCTGGTCCGACTCCGAGTACGCTCGGCGCGAGCGCGGGCTCAAAAAGAAGTCCGACCCGTTGGAGGGTGCCCCGCAGGCGCGCGGCATCGTCCTGGAAAAGGTCGGCATCGAGGCAAAGCAGCCGAACTCGGCGATTCGAAAGTGCGTCCGGGTTCAGCTTATCAAAAACGGGAAGCAGGTCACCGCCTTCTGTCCCGGCGACGGCGCGATCTCCTTCATCGACGAGCACGACGAGGTCACGATCGCCGGGATCGGCGGCGCGAAGGGTCGCGCGATGGGCGACCTCTCCGGCGTCAACTACAAAGTCGAGAAGGTCAACGGCGTCTCCATGATCGAACTGGTTCGCGGAAACGCGGAGAAGCCCGTCAGATGA